In the Sarcophilus harrisii chromosome 1, mSarHar1.11, whole genome shotgun sequence genome, one interval contains:
- the TFPI2 gene encoding tissue factor pathway inhibitor 2, whose protein sequence is MLLDQSHPFPSSPPPAGYPGAPGQPLRPAPEPPLARPEPEPPLVSQTPEPPLARPEPEPRSSVRHRAPARQTPSPHSSVRRPSPARQSDTRAPARPPGARTPARPPGARAPARQSDTEPPLVSPAPEPRSSVRHRAPARQSGARAPFVSQTPEPPLARPEPEPPLLVSDRPAAFTMLTLLLLLLLLLSSALLTQPTVGDPLPHPRGVPLARCLLPPDAGPCRALLPSFYYDRHLQSCRPFTFGGCEGNDNNFDTQEDCEQACGWIPRVPKICRLEVNGTELVRDQELYFFNLSSMACERLLFQGPHGNHNRFPDAATCKNFCAPAKSPALCYSPLDPGSCSADVPRYYFNWKSKRCKPFTYSGCGGNENNFVSRRACSKVCVRALKEKLRKAPRLGFVNKMRMYKKLP, encoded by the exons ATGCTCCTGGACCAGAgccatccctttccctcctcccctccgcCCGCCGGCT ACCCAGGCGCTCCGGGCCAGCCGCTCCGTCCGGCGCCCGAACCCCCGCTCGCCCGCCCGGAGCCCGAGCCCCCGCTCGTCAGTCAGACACCCGAGCCCCCGCTCGCCCGCCCGGAGCCCGAGCCCCGCTCGTCAGTCAGACACCGAGCTCCCGCTCGTCAGACACCGAGCCCCCACTCGTCAGTCCGGCGCCCGAGCCCCGCTCGTCAGTCAGACACCCGAGCCCCCGCTCGCCCGCCCGGAGCCCGAACCCCCGCTCGCCCGCCCGGAGCCCGAGCCCCCGCTCGTCAGTCAGACACCGAGCCCCCGCTCGTCAGTCCGGCGCCCGAGCCCCGCTCGTCAGTCAGACACCGAGCCCCCGCTCGTCAGTCCGGCGCCCGAGCCCCGTTCGTCAGTCAGACACCCGAGCCCCCGCTCGCCCGCCCGGAGCCCGAGCCCCCGCTCTTAGTCTCGGACCGGCCCGCGGCCTTCACCATGCTCaccctgctgctgctgctgctgctgctgctgtcctCGGCCCTGCTCACGCAGCCGACGGTCGGGGATCCTCTGCCCCATCCCAGAG GCGTGCCCCTGGCGCGCTGCCTGCTGCCCCCAGACGCCGGGCCCTGCCGGGCCCTCCTGCCCAGCTTCTACTACGACCGCCACCTGCAGAGCTGCCGCCCCTTCACCTTCGGGGGCTGCGAGGGCAACGACAATAACTTCGACACGCAGGAGGACTGTGAGCAGGCCTGCGGCTGGATTCCGA GAGTCCCCAAAATCTGCCGGCTGGAAGTCAATGGGACAGAATTGGTGAGGGACCAGGAGCTGTATTTCTTCAACCTCAGTTCCATGGCCTGTGAGAGGCTGCTGTTCCAGGGGCCTCACGGCAATCACAACCGCTTCCCGGATGCTGCCACCTGCAAGAACTTCTGTGCTCCTGCCAAAA GCCCCGCCCTCTGCTACAGCCCCCTGGATCCGGGCTCTTGCTCAGCAGATGTGCCCCGCTACTATTTCAACTGGAAAAGCAAACGCTGCAAGCCCTTCACCTACAGCGGCTGCGGCGGCAACGAAAACAACTTTGTCTCCAGGAGGGCCTGCTCCAAAGTCTGTGTGAGAG CCCTGAAGGAAAAGCTGAGGAAGGCCCCCAGACTGGGCTTTGTCAACAAGATGAGGATGTACAAGAAGCTGCCGTGA